Proteins found in one Hevea brasiliensis isolate MT/VB/25A 57/8 chromosome 18, ASM3005281v1, whole genome shotgun sequence genomic segment:
- the LOC131175826 gene encoding uncharacterized protein LOC131175826 — protein sequence MDPLKYLFEVPTLVGKLAKWLVLLSEFDIVYETRKTIKGHVVAEFLSKNPVNEEEEVETAFPDESLKLVEVQPWKMYFDGAMNKSGAGIGVVLEAPNGEQLLMSKRLCFPTTNNIAEYEACICGLEALIAVGAKKVEVFGDSMLVVSHIKGEWELKEEKLRPYLEYAKKLLFSFEEVTMKHMPRAQNQMADALATLASLWEKGDQKLTQPVILMRSRIPCYEGLIIAHLDLEDEMKWYEDIRRYLEISHSVHFGWGATLQKVLRRTIALVCDKKAV from the exons ATGGATCCTTTAAAGTACCTATTTGAAGTACCAACGCTAGTTGGAAAATTGGCCAAATGGTTGGTCCTACTGTCTGAATTTGATATTGTGTATGAGACTCGAAAAACCATCAAAGGGCATGTAGTGGCCGAATTTCTTTCTAAAAATCCAGTTAATGAAGAGGAAGAAGTCGAAACAGCCTTCCCGGATGAGAGTCTCAAGCTAGTAGAGGTCCAGCCATGGAAAATGTACTTTGATGGGGCTATGAATAAGAGCGGAGCCGGTATAGGGGTAGTTTTGGAAGCACCGAATGGAGAACAATTGTTAATGTCAAAAAGGCTATGTTTTCCAACCACTAATAATATTGCAGAATATGAGGCTTGTATTTGTGGCCTAGAGGCATTAATAGCTGTTGGGGCTAAAAAAGTTGAGGTGTTTGGAGATTCAATGCTAGTAGTTTCCCATATTAAAGGTGAAtgggaattgaaagaagaaaagttgaggccATACCTGGAGTATGCTAAGAAACTATTATTTAGCTTTGAGGAAGTGACAATGAAGCACATGCCTAGAGCTCAGAACCAGATGGCTGATGCTCTAGCCACGTTGGCATCCTTATGGGAGAAGGGTGATCAGAAGTTGACCCAGCCAGTTATCCTGATGAGGAGTAGAATCCCATGCTATGAAGGGTTAATAATAGCACATTTAGATCTAGAAGATGAGATGAAATGGTATGAGGACATAAGAAGATATTTAGAG attagccactcagttcACTTTGGCTGGGGGGCAACTCTACAAAAGGTTCTTCGAAGGACTATTGCTCTTGTGTGTGACAAAAAAGCAGTCTGA